The Chloroflexota bacterium genome includes the window GCGGCGCTCGGAGCGATCGGGTCGCGACGTCGTGACGGCACTGGCGGCGCGGGAGATGGACGACGTCGAGCTGCGCATCAGGGACATGGATCGGCTCGGGATCGACATCCAGGTGCTCCACAACACGATCTGCATCGAGCAGCTAACCGATCGACCGGACGCCGACGTCGCGCTCTGCCGCTCGTGGAACCGCTGGCTTGCGGACATCTGGAAACAGGGAAAGGGGCGGCTTCGCTGGTCCATGCTGCCGCCTGTGCTCAGCATGCGCGATGCTCTGGAGGAGATGCGTTTTGCCCGCCAGAACGGGGCAGTGGCGGTCTGTTTGCGTCCCGTCGAGGGCGACCGCCTCTTGACCGACGAGTACTTCCACCCGATCTACGATGAGGCGCAGCGGCTGGACATGGCGATCGCGGTGCACATCGCCAACGGCAACCCGGCGATGACCGCGCTGTACCAGTCGAATCGCTCCCCCGGCGGCGGATTCTCCAGCTTTCGCGCGCCGACCGTCATGGCGTGCCAGCAAGTACTCATGAGCGAGCTTCCACAGATTTTTCCGCGGCTGCGGTGGGGCTTCATCGAGGCCAGCGCGAACTGGGTGCCCTGGGTGGTCTCCGACGTGCGTGAGCGCTACGAGGTGGCCGGTCGCCCCGTTCCCGACCATCCCCTCGAGGCCTACCGCGTGTACGTCACGTGCCAGACCAACGACGACCTCCCATTCGTGTTGAAGCATGCCGGCGAGCACAGCATCGTGATCGGCACGGACTACGGCCACTTCGACCCTTCGTCAGAGTTGGACGCGATCACCGTGTTGAAGGAAAAGAGCCAACTGCCAGCCGCGACCATCGAGAAGATCATCGACGCGAACCCGCGCGCCCTCTACGGCCTGTAGCCGACTCGTGCCCGCGGGATCATCAGAATCTGGAAGTCCTTGCCGCGGTCTTAGACCGCGGATGAGGACGACAATCGGCCCTTGAA containing:
- a CDS encoding amidohydrolase family protein, with the protein product MQVIDADAHVIETERTWSYMEGDDRRFRPVLSLPTDETGREMWMIDGQPRGFRFPTLSEQELRRRSERSGRDVVTALAAREMDDVELRIRDMDRLGIDIQVLHNTICIEQLTDRPDADVALCRSWNRWLADIWKQGKGRLRWSMLPPVLSMRDALEEMRFARQNGAVAVCLRPVEGDRLLTDEYFHPIYDEAQRLDMAIAVHIANGNPAMTALYQSNRSPGGGFSSFRAPTVMACQQVLMSELPQIFPRLRWGFIEASANWVPWVVSDVRERYEVAGRPVPDHPLEAYRVYVTCQTNDDLPFVLKHAGEHSIVIGTDYGHFDPSSELDAITVLKEKSQLPAATIEKIIDANPRALYGL